The Candidatus Bathyarchaeota archaeon genomic interval GCGTTTAAAAAAGGACAGTAGCGCCAACGCGAAGGGGATGCCGAGGTTGAGTAGGTAATAGATGGGGAAGTAGGATCCGTGGGCAAAGTCTGAGATAAACTGGCTGCTTATGCTAATTGAGAAACTGGAGCCGCCAAAAATGAAGGGCAAAGCCAAGAGACTGGGCACCACAAAATAGAGATAGCTCACTTTGAAATGCCGCAGATTCCACAGCAGGGCGATGGTGTAGGCGACAAAGCAGCAGAAGAACGCAACATTGTGAAACTGAAACACCAACCCCGTAATTAGACCTGCAAGGACTACCCGTCGCTTATCCTCAAGATTTCCAAGCAACGCCAACACCAACGCGAACGCGGGCAACCCCACAAACATAGGACGCTGCTGTAACAAATTATCAAAAACAGATGGTAACCCAAACCAGTCGCCGAATTGAAGCCCAAAATTGGTAGAGGGGTTAAAGGTGCCGTTTAGCAAGGCTTGGATTAAACCAAAATAGATGAAGCCCCACCCGAAAATGCCCAAAACCGTCGCCACAACCGCCGCGCGCCGCCCAAACGGTCGTGCCAACGCGTAGAGGGCTAACCCGAAAATAACCATAAACACCGCACTCAAAATAGGCAACAGAGACGGCAAAAACCCATACATTTTCTCTACGATGGCAGTGTGGAAATCAACAAAATAATGATAGCTCAGCGGGGTTCCGATGTAGTTTGGGGTTTGGGGCGGGAAATTGCCTTGGTTTATGCTTTCGATGATTTCGTAATGGAAAGGCATGTCTTGCCAACTGGTGCCTGTTATAACTATGCCATATTCTTCACCGCGCCAGACACTTTGGGTTAGCACGGCAAAGCCGATGAGGAAAATGATGGTGAAGAGGAGCAGGCTGGTTTTTTTGACACTGCGCAGGTTGAGGATGCTTCTGGGGCGAAGCGATTCTCCTTTGAAGTACACGACGGCGGTGTATGCTGCGGTGAGGGCAAGGAAGCTGCCGATTATGGTTGTTTGGGAGTACCCCGCAGCTAAGGACAGCCAATAAATCAGAGTAACCGAAACCATGACGCTAAATAGCGGTACAAACGCCCAAACCTCATGGGACTTCAAATGGAAAAAGCGGTAGGCAGCTAAGCCGGGTACCAGAAACGTGAAAATCAGAGCTGAGAAAACCGCCACGTAACCCCCGACAAAGGCGACTAGGGCTATGATTAGGAAAACTATCGAAAGCCAATACTTCTTGAAAACGGCGCCTGCATCGGGGTTTGCCATAACGTCTCCGTTCTCGCCTGTTTTACCCTTTAGTTATTTGTGAGGGGTCTTAAGGGTGTTGCTATACCAAAGGCAAACACGGTAAAGGCTGTGTTTATGGCTTTTTTATAACATCTTCCGCGTCAATTTCGAGAAAGCTTAATTAGTCAAATAGTTGTGTATTGTTGCGGCGCTTAATTGCCCAGGTAGTATAGTTCGGTCTAGTATATGCGGCTGTCGCCCGCAGGACCCGGGTCCAAATCCCGGCCTGGGCGCCACTTTTCCTCATTTAAAACCTGAATTTTCACTTAATAGTGGTTTATAGCAAGCCATAAATCGGTCAAAAACTAGAATTATTTGATGATTATGGAGCAGTCGATTGATATTCCCTGTAAAGGCTGCAAATTGTGGAATGCTCAAAATAAAAAATTCACCTGCAACCCCAAATCCTGCAGAACCCTCTCTGAATGGATGCGCTCACATACACAAAAACTCAGCAACCAAACCGTTAAGGTACATGTGCAACTGCCACAAGTCGCCAGCCAATACATCGTCTAACCCCCAGTTCTTACGGGATTTTTGATACTTGTTTTCAAGGCGGTTACGAGGTTGCCTCATTCTTTATTATTAGCCGCAACCATGTAGAGAGTGTAACTGTTTTTGGGGACTCAACTTGAAATACAAGAGTCTGCACCAAACAGCAAAAGAAATAGACAACCTAATAGACGCAACCTTACCTGCTAAAACCGCGCCTTTCCCGCCACAAGAAGAAGTAAAAAAATTGGTTTCGTGGTTGTTTCCCGATCTGTATCTAAAAAGTTCGGGGTGGCACAAACTCGTTTTTGGGTTCCGCTCACAAAACCAAAAAGTAGTCCTAAAAGTGGGCTCAAAGAAAACAATTGAAAATGACCATCGCGCCTACAAACGCGTCCCCGAAGCTATACGTCATCAACTTTTCGCCCGCATCTTTTGGCACACAAAATATTGCCTGCTCCAACAATACGGCTACCCCGCTCATGTATCGCAGGCTCAGTTGACGCGAATTCGGCTGATTGTTTATCGCTATGGGCTCTCTGATGTTAAAGCTGAAAACCTAAAAAACGTTGACGGTTCTCTGAAAATAATCGATGCAAACGTCAATCGTATTCCGTTGCCTACTGTGGCTCGGAAACTTGATGAGGTTAAACCAAAGTTGCCCAAGCAGTTGGTTAATGTAATCAAGAAGGTTACGCGGATGAGTTCAGACAGATAAAACAACTGAAGCATGTTTTGGACCTGATTTTTGCTTTGGGCAAATATGTGACAAATATGTACAAACTTGCTCTGAGGGGTCAACGGGAAATTTCATTAAACAAATGCAGAAAGCATATCAGACCAAAAAACAAAATACACCACAATGACTACAGCCACAACCGCCACCAGCAACACAAGTAACCCTAACAATTGGCTAGTGGATTTTATAAAAAACGTTAACCACTCTGCACTTGACCAGCAGCGCATAACCACACGCAATGAGAGCAGCCTCTGCGTTATCTGTAAGGGAGCCCGTTTCTTATGCGGTAAAACCCGATGCCCCATAATGGTGAAAGTCAACACCTTTCTCAAAACCGTACCTCTCATGTCCACCGAAGACATTGATGGTATGTCCCCGCCCAGCGTCTTCATCGGTCGAATAGGTTACCCAAACGTTTACGCTGGCCCCCTTGTGCCCCCAGTGCACGAAGACACTGCCATCTATGACTTGCCTGAGCGTTGGTTTGGGAAATCTATGGATGAAATTGTAGGGTTCCGAAGCCTTCTGGTCCGCGGAAAACACCGCGTTAACGTGACAAAGATGGGGGAAGCAGGCAAGATTTTGGAGCAGACCCGCGAGTTAGCCTTAGTTGACACAAGCGTAGACATCGAACTCAACCTCACCAAAAAACCCCGCGGCTCCATCTATCTTGATGATGACGTGCAGCCCTTTGGTCCATCAGCGCCCATACGTGACCTCCGCGTGGGCAACGCACGCTACGATGACAAAATCGAGAAAGCCTATTACGATACGGATTTGCTGGCAACCAATGCTGTAGTTGAGTTGTATAGCCGCGGCGTTATGGTTTCAAAGATTCAAAAAGCATTTAGCGTCGGCGCGTTTGGGGTGGAAAAAAATAGGCGACTGGTTCCAACACGCTGGAGCATAACAGCCGTAGACGACATTATTAGCAAAAACCTTGTGCAGAAGGTCAAAACCTTCCCCGAAATCAACGAATACCGCGTGTACGAATCCATCTATCTTGATAACGTGTTTGAGATTCTGATGATTCCGGGACAGTGGAGTTACGAGTCGATGGAGGCATGGTACCCCGGCACAGTCTGGAACCCTGCAGGCTCTAACGTCGCCATCTTTAGTGACTGGGAAGGAAATAATGGACGCACAACCTACGCCTCAATCGGCGGCTGCTACTATAGCGCACGTTTAGCCATCTGTGAGCAACTCCAAAAAGAACGGCGCCAAGGAACCGCAATCGTTCTACGCGAAGCACGCCCCGGCTACATTATGCCCATTGGCGTCTGGCAAGTCCGCGAAAACGTCCGCAACGCCATGAAACAAAAACCCTACAAATTCAACACGCTCGCGGCTGCATTGCAGTTTTTAAGCGGAAAATTCGAGATACCCCTGCAAAGATGGATAACGCAAAGCGAGTTGCTAAAGAGGGCGCTTTTCCAAAAGAAAATCAGCGACTTCTTCAGTGGATAGACAAAAAATTAAAGAAGCAACCGACCAATACTTGAGCAGTAACGGCTATGTTTAGTTTAACGGTTAAACGGTTCAGTTTACCCTTCTGGAACCCAAAACAAAACGAATCCGATGTGGAGGCAGCTGCGGTGTTTGCTGTGGCTGAACTTGAGCGGAGCAAGGGCAGCGGGTTTTTGAAAAAGCAACCCACCGAACGCCTTGCCTACCTTGCTAAGGTTGCCTATCCACTGTGGCTGTTTCCCAGAAATGGCGCGGTCTACGTTTTTGATGCCCTTGACGGAGCCGATTACAAGTTGGGTTATCTTGAGACGCCCCCCGCTAAAGCCTTCGAAGAAAGCCTTGAAGCAAGTAGCCAACCTCGAGAGAACTATATGGCGTTTCTGGTTGACCACGCGAATTATTTTGCTAATCCAAAAGAGAAAGTCTTAACGCTTCACGGTTTACTTGCTGCTCCAGAGTTTTTAGAAGAGTTTAACGTTTATCGCAAAGAAGCATCAGAAATAGCCGTACCTGCAAATGTGGGGTGGCTTTTGCCGATACTTGATGAACCAACGGTCACTGCTACATTAAACGACTTGGAGACTCTGAGGGAATATTTACGGGAAGATACCCAGAGACTCCCCGAATGCGCACGGAGCATCAACAAAACCACGGCGCAGTACCTAAGTGAACTAGATTATGAAGCGGCAGCGGCTGTGGAAGAGATTGACGCCAAAATCAGAGCGCAAGAGGAGCTGACTAATCCCCAAATCGCCAAACTGAACAAGGATTACAAACGCAAAATTGACGACTTAACCGACAGCTTTGACCAAGAACTTGATAGATTGGCTAAGCAAAAGACAAAAACTGAGAACGCCATCAGGGATACTGAGGCGGAAATTAGTGCGTACGAGCGCGAGGCAAAGGCGCATTCTAAGAAGGGGCATGCTGGTTATGAAAAGCATTGGAAAGAAAAAGCAAAGATAACTAACAAGGAGCTGGGGAACCTCAAGAAGGCCCATAAAAAGTTGGATGACGCCGTCAAGAAGGTTTCAGCTCAGAAATCTAAGAGCATCGCCAAGCTGTATGCTGAGTTGGATGAGGAAGTAAAGTTAGCTCGGCAGCCCCTGCTTCAACTCGAAATCAACCGCGAAGCCAAAACCCGAACATTCAAAGAACAAACCCAACGGCTACTTGCCCTTGAAAAACCCGTACTTGAAGGGCTAAGCCAAACCATAAAGCTACGTGGCGCAGTAAACGCAAACTTTGAAGCCCTTACCCTCAAAGACGCCCAACTAAAAACAACTAGCCTAATCTATGTGTCCTTCTACGTTGCATGTTACGAAGCGGGATTAAACCGCCGCTATCTCACCATGCCTCCCGCAACATTAGCGAACGTTAATTTTTCATCCAAACTCAAAAACGCACTGGGCATGTCAAAAACCAAAAACATGCTAACTCCACGTTTCTCAACCCTTGCTGAAATAATCCGAAAAGTCGACAACCACGTTAAACAAAACAGTGCCTTTGAAACGCAGCTGTTCACTTTGAGCCAAAAAAATAATCTTTTAGATAATCGCGCCTTCTTTGAGAATGCGTCGCGGGGCTTAGATTATCTTCTGTATCAGGGGTGGCTGTCTGAGCGTGAAAAAGAATATTTGGGCAACCGCTTAGTGTCGTAGTGCTGAGTCGGCTTCTCGATAGGGTTATTGGATACTAAAAACATTAGAGTATGAGCGCAATGAAGAAATATACTGGAAAAACCTCAACAGCCATAATCCCCTACCCAAACAACCAAATCCTGCTTATCAAACGTAAAACCCGCCCCTTCGTGGGATACTGGGCACTACCCGGCGGCAGAATGGACCCCGAAGAACTCATAGAACAAACCGTCATCCGAGAAGTCAAAGAAGAAACTGGGCTCGACGCCGAAATCGTCTGCAAAGTCGGCGAATACGTTGAACGCGGCATAAAAGACGACATCGACTACGAATATTACCCCACCTGCTTTGTAGTTAAGCCCACCGGGGGCGAACTAAGAAAGCAGGACAGCGAAATCCAAGAAATGCAACTTTTTAGCCTTGACAGGTTGCCGACTCCGTTGGCTTTTGAGCATGAAAGGATGCTAAACGATTACCGTCAACAGAAGCAGCTATAGGCGTAAAAATAGACGTAGTGATGGGTCAGGTTTTTTCTAAGGTGTTTTTAGGCAGCTTGGGTATTTTCGAGTTGGCTAAGGCTTCCTCGATGGTTTTGCCTTCGCTTACTTTCATATTGTAGGCAGCGGCGTAGTTGCGTGCGTTTTCTGTTAAGTTGGGAATCACAAATATCAGTGCGTCGCAGTCGACGTCGTTTATCATACCGTAGATGCGTGTCATCTCTTCGAGGTCAACGGGTTTGCTTGATATCAGGACTTGGATGACCGTGTTGCCGTTGTCTCGGCGAAGAACCGAACCCGTCAACACGCCACGTCTAGGCTCAACCCAACCCACTTTTCCTAGCAACAAGATATCAAAGAGATGCTGCGTTCCTGAGCGTCCACTTACAAACGCGGGTGCCACAAAAGTGTAGCCTAACGCTTTGAAGAAGTTGGTGACAGCTTCGATGGGTTTTATCTGCTTTAGGTTCTTGGCGGGATTCTCAGCGTTGGGACTGTACTTGTAGAGGAGTAGTTCTGGTTCCTCGTCTAACTGCGCTGTTGCGCCGCAGTCGTCACATTTTATAACCAGCAAGGGGTCGCCGCTTCTGATATTGCAGCTAAGACACGTGTATGCTGGCGGCAGTATGCGGTAGTCGGAGCCGATGAGTTGAAGTTTACCTTTACACTTAGGGCAAATTAAATCGCCGTTAGCGGATTCAAAGGCTGCTTGACGGTCCACGACGCCGCAGTCAAGGTGCTCGATTAAGCCTTCTTTACGGAGCCGTAGCGACATGCATTCAGGGCATAGTTTTTTAACTCTAACATTTGCAGAGCCACAAGCCATACAAATAATCACTTTATCGACAAGTTGAGCTTTAAGCATACCCTTGCGGACCAATGAATCGAGGGCTTGCCGCATGCGTTTGGTTTCCCAATCTAACTGCGGAACGCCATCAAAACCATAGCCTTCCATCTTGCAGGCGCTTACAACTGGACTAATTTGGGTGACTTTACCATAGAGGAAAAGCTCCATGATAACCTGTTCGTCTTCAAGCAAGCATTGATCGGTAAATTCGGGTTCTGGCTCTTTGGATAGCAGCATGATGTCTGTTCCGTTTTGGTTTTCGGTTTTGTTCAAGATTTTGTTAACAGATGCAGCTATGTCTTGTTTATTCTCGGAGCAATTAGCCTGTTTTTGTTTTTGGTGAGTTTGGTATTGGACGACTTGGAATGCTGAACCAAAACCAAGCGCTAAGGCTGCCTCAAATGTGCAAATCAAAACCAGCGCTACAGCGAAAGCTAAGTTGCTGCCTAACATGTTAAAGACTGGTAGGGCGCCTAAGTCGTAGTATAATTCGGAAAAGAAATTCAGGTTTGCTATACTTGAACTGTAAACCACTGCGGGAACCGCTAACCCCACCCCTGCAGCTGAAGCGAAAGTGGCTAACACAATGATTTTGCGGTTGACTGTTTTTAGGGGAGCTAACTCGAAAAGGACGCCTAAGATGCATCCGACGGTTAGCGCGAATAGTGGCGCGACGAATGAGAGTGTTGAAGTTATAGCGGGTCACCTTTTATTTTGTTTTGAGCCTTCGACATGTAGACGACGGCAATGCCAATCCATGCGGATTAAACAGCAACAGTAGGGCTCACTTTGGACATAAGCATTTTTGAGAACCATGATTAACAAAACTTATCAAAAATTATTTTCAAGCATGAAAAGAAAACCTGACAAAGCTTTTTGGCTCTAGGAACTCAAATTCTCAAACCACAATAAAAAATGAAAAATAAAGAAAAGGTGCCTAAGCACCCTTAGCTGCTTATCTCGTGTTTTTGGGGTTTGGGGGTGGAATTGGCGCAGGGATTATGGTGGCTTTAGCGAGGTTCTCTTGTTCATTGAGGATTAAGGATATTGCTTTTCCTTCTGGCACAATGATT includes:
- a CDS encoding NUDIX hydrolase, encoding MSAMKKYTGKTSTAIIPYPNNQILLIKRKTRPFVGYWALPGGRMDPEELIEQTVIREVKEETGLDAEIVCKVGEYVERGIKDDIDYEYYPTCFVVKPTGGELRKQDSEIQEMQLFSLDRLPTPLAFEHERMLNDYRQQKQL
- a CDS encoding Nre family DNA repair protein; protein product: MTTATTATSNTSNPNNWLVDFIKNVNHSALDQQRITTRNESSLCVICKGARFLCGKTRCPIMVKVNTFLKTVPLMSTEDIDGMSPPSVFIGRIGYPNVYAGPLVPPVHEDTAIYDLPERWFGKSMDEIVGFRSLLVRGKHRVNVTKMGEAGKILEQTRELALVDTSVDIELNLTKKPRGSIYLDDDVQPFGPSAPIRDLRVGNARYDDKIEKAYYDTDLLATNAVVELYSRGVMVSKIQKAFSVGAFGVEKNRRLVPTRWSITAVDDIISKNLVQKVKTFPEINEYRVYESIYLDNVFEILMIPGQWSYESMEAWYPGTVWNPAGSNVAIFSDWEGNNGRTTYASIGGCYYSARLAICEQLQKERRQGTAIVLREARPGYIMPIGVWQVRENVRNAMKQKPYKFNTLAAALQFLSGKFEIPLQRWITQSELLKRALFQKKISDFFSG